The region GAGCCGAAGATCACCGAGCTCGTCTACCTGGAACAGTCACCTAACTACTGCGACAGGGACTTTGGCACCGGGTCGCTGGGCACGTACGGTCGTTCCTGTAACCGGACTTCTGATGGTGAGTCtaggataatattatggaaGACCGTTCACCTAATTTTTTTTGCTACTTGACAAAACGATTGAGCGCATGACactttacatatattattaggtacatcgtccatatatataatacattaatacagtaAGTATACTTATTAGGTACTCACCCGTTAGTGATTCGATTGGCGTTGACGTCGTGCGTGTTATTTCCATCCGCCGCGGCAGTAAtgtttttcgtgattttaataaattgtataacgtttatattaataatatatatatgtcaacTGATGTTTACTGATTAAATTGTCGAATAAAAACTGATCGGTCTTTCCGTGTACACAAGAGCcaggcaatattattattattatttttttgagtttcccgtcgagaaaaattaaataatataatgattttgttCCATTTTGATTCcgctgtatacaatatactgtaTGTCATAACTCTATGTGGTTTGGCGTGAACAAAGGCTATATAATGCCACTTTTCAGAGGAAATGTACGTTATTTGGTAAacgtcatattttgttttagtagtTTGTACAGTGGTCAGCATAAGGAGTCCGGTCACACGTGTGCCCaactattaatatcaatatcaagATTAGCCATCGCAgtagtattttgaaaaaaaatttatatattttgacattGGCCCTCATTTCACACGTGTACTTACTATTCTTTTACTGAGCTCAATCCGTCTGTCACCGTAtcgactgttattattattattattattattattaatatttaattgttttgtatgtATAATCATCTTGTCCGAATTATTTCCATAGGCACGGACGGCTGCGACCTGATGTGTTGCGGACGCGGGTACAACACGCACCAGTTCACCAGGACCAAACAGTGTCGGTGCACATTCTATTGGTGCTGTTACGTCAAATGCGACACGTGCGTGGAAAGGACCGAAGAATACAGTTGTAAATGACGtgctcatattatgtattatgtaaattataacatataacaaaACGTGTACCTTACTCGTTATGTTGTTAATAAACTTATCATATCTTTTTAGTTTTGTACGAGTgtgcctataatattttatacaaaaatatttcgaaaataccataaacaatattattataataataatttatatattatattatacagttctttattttaaaaataaaattaccgttCAAGTTGTGTACAATAACATGCGTCGTGTGGTTGTGCGACTCTATTTGAGTCATTTCTTTTTTCCTCCAACCACCATTTCCGGTGACTACCCGAACGGAAGCTGCTGCTCCAACGCAGTCAATACTGTGAGGCGCAGATCTTAATAAATTCGTTTATAGTATTAACTAGTTTGAAAGTATAAAATTGAACGAAGTAAAACCGTCAATTTTCTCTCACCTACAACTAGTGccgtttaattaattaataaattaactcaaGTCAATTTTGTTCATATAACATTAGCTTGCTATCCCTAGCCTCGACAACTCACTAGTTGATTAAtttgaattggaaaaaaaaaatactcatgtaattaggaaataaaaatgtagtactaaaattgaaactaatttatttattaagtttaattaatattacatttttcaattatgtatattgtatcaaCAGTTTGCAGCCCACAAAGtgactgtataaaaaaaaagtccctttcaacaaaaaatgtataggtatttgttaTTACAACACATAAACTGTAAAGCTAAagaaacttcaaaataatgtttaagttTTCCAAAAATGTGAACAAATTTCAGAATAAATTAACTCAcacaaaatatgaacttaatcATTTTCGTTCATACAATTTGAACTTGTCCACTTCGAGAGCTGGTGAGATATTTTTTAATCCACGaacaatatatacacataccaCAACCACGGGTCAAGTGCAGGCTGTACTTGACGAGCGTCAAAGTACTTCACTCATCATAATTCTTGTTAAGTATTCgattgaaagtatttaaatatatacatatttatatgtaatatatttgaatactattctaaatactttttaaaatatatattcaaatacgtatACTAAATCGTTTTTGTTCGCATTATTTATTCTTGtcacatatacatatttgtaaattgtaagacaaatatataaaaaaaaaattatttgtttgattatattataaaaatataaactaccagatgactgaaaaataatataccaatgtcctataaggtaaatatatatttatatttgtattaacatttttatttttttttattgggaaAAAGCTACTCTGCTATTTATTATTAGCTGATACTAAAagataagaattttattttagattctgatcctagtgaaaaatgtattaattgtatattgtataatgatgtgtgtgtgtttattttgtgtgtgtatgttaACACGAtaagtaattgaaatatttcttcgattttcaacttcagtatcttttctggcggtaaagtgaatctagttggtgctttAGAGGTcaagattattttaaagttacaaatttatgaaattttcagttttttaaagttaaggatagaaaatttaaaaaatggtatttCATAATAGTAGTTCATATACTGtcactaaaaaatatagaaacacatttttttttatttgttattttaagttaaaatttggatgaaattacatatttaaacgaTAAATAATGATCTAAGATATTTggctgtaatttaaaattgttattataatatagactgaCTGACTGaacgtcttcgctcagaattgtatttcgtatacaatgatattgtatcatttaattaaaattgaacatcaTCCATTATA is a window of Acyrthosiphon pisum isolate AL4f unplaced genomic scaffold, pea_aphid_22Mar2018_4r6ur Scaffold_15925;HRSCAF=16584, whole genome shotgun sequence DNA encoding:
- the LOC100576077 gene encoding protein Wnt-7b-like, producing PKITELVYLEQSPNYCDRDFGTGSLGTYGRSCNRTSDGTDGCDLMCCGRGYNTHQFTRTKQCRCTFYWCCYVKCDTCVERTEEYSCK